From a region of the Methylocystis hirsuta genome:
- a CDS encoding alpha-hydroxy acid oxidase, protein MSPLLRALRRENGASSQVEAGAAAARLDASPATVKGTPRRKLYAGHALEHARTIDDLRATAHRRLPDFAIEYLEGGAEEEATLSRNLAALASYRLLPRALVDVSHRDLSVSVLNRSMPLPFAIAPTGRNGLFWSKADVLLAFAAAKAGIPFIQSSMSNDPMEDVSAIPGLRHWWQLYVFVDRWIRDALIARADKAGCEALVATIDARFYGDREWEERRFAHPGRPQAADQGLAQCP, encoded by the coding sequence ATGAGTCCGTTGTTGCGCGCGCTGCGCCGCGAGAATGGCGCATCATCTCAAGTGGAAGCGGGCGCCGCGGCGGCGCGGCTCGACGCAAGCCCCGCAACGGTGAAAGGCACGCCGCGACGCAAGCTCTACGCTGGCCATGCTCTTGAGCACGCGCGCACCATCGATGATCTCAGGGCGACGGCCCACCGCCGCTTGCCCGACTTCGCGATCGAGTATCTGGAAGGGGGCGCCGAAGAAGAAGCGACTCTCTCGCGAAATCTTGCGGCGCTCGCCAGCTACCGCCTGTTGCCTCGGGCCTTGGTCGATGTCTCGCATCGCGATCTGAGCGTATCCGTGCTGAATCGCTCCATGCCGCTTCCGTTTGCAATCGCGCCGACCGGCCGGAACGGGCTGTTTTGGAGCAAGGCCGATGTGCTCCTGGCCTTCGCCGCGGCAAAGGCCGGCATTCCCTTCATACAAAGCAGCATGTCGAACGACCCGATGGAAGACGTCTCCGCGATTCCGGGACTGCGGCATTGGTGGCAGCTCTACGTCTTTGTCGACCGCTGGATTCGCGACGCCTTGATCGCCCGCGCCGATAAGGCCGGCTGCGAAGCGCTCGTCGCAACGATCGACGCGCGGTTTTACGGCGATCGAGAATGGGAAGAACGCCGTTTCGCGCATCCTGGACGGCCGCAAGCTGCTGATCAAGGGCTTGCTCAATGTCCATGA
- a CDS encoding alpha-hydroxy-acid oxidizing protein, whose amino-acid sequence MAIGADGVILSNHGGRQLDWTISGLDALSAARSVIRNGKTLIVDGGIRRGTDAVKALALGADAVLLGRATLYDLSAAGEPGVERAIDILPRPHTQSIR is encoded by the coding sequence ATGGCGATCGGCGCCGATGGCGTCATTCTCTCCAATCACGGCGGACGGCAATTGGATTGGACGATCTCCGGATTGGACGCGCTGTCTGCCGCGCGCAGCGTTATTCGCAATGGCAAGACGCTGATCGTGGACGGCGGCATTCGCCGTGGAACGGACGCGGTGAAGGCGCTGGCGCTCGGAGCCGACGCCGTGCTGCTCGGCCGCGCGACGCTTTACGACCTGTCGGCGGCGGGCGAACCCGGCGTCGAACGCGCGATCGACATTTTGCCGCGCCCTCATACCCAGAGCATCCGGTAA
- a CDS encoding SDR family oxidoreductase, with product MKILLLGATGLIGSSILAKLLSAGHSVVAVSRRANVQRQFPQAQWVSLDLRVVDSPQQWLSHLEGVDAVINCAGVLGGSGSDSTDAAHHRGPATLFAACEQAGVKRVVHFSAVGVDRQTPSEFSRSKAEGDAALRATALDWVILRPSVVVGRRAYGGSALFRGLAALPMLPRFKDAGELQIVQLDDVVATALFFLTPSAPARVELEIVGPRRLTFNEVVAIYRRWLGWRPAQLVDLPDWLIDGMYRLGDFLAWLGWRTPIRSIAKQEMVRGAIGDPTPWTNMTGIKPQSLEAALMAEPADVREKWFARIYALKPLIFAVTALFWISTALVSFGPGWEIGLGLLYEDGLSGPIVPLAVIAGATSDLIIGVAIAFRRTSKIALVAALILSFVYLILGTILVPRLWRDPLAPMLKIWSVMVLNVVSLAIVDDR from the coding sequence ATGAAAATTCTTCTCCTTGGCGCGACGGGCCTCATCGGATCGAGCATCCTTGCCAAACTCCTGTCAGCCGGTCATTCGGTGGTCGCCGTTTCGCGACGCGCCAATGTCCAACGGCAATTTCCTCAGGCGCAATGGGTGTCGTTAGATTTGAGAGTTGTAGACTCGCCACAACAATGGCTTTCGCATCTTGAAGGCGTTGATGCGGTCATCAATTGCGCCGGCGTTCTTGGCGGAAGCGGGTCCGATTCCACCGACGCGGCGCATCACAGAGGCCCGGCGACGCTGTTCGCCGCCTGCGAGCAGGCTGGCGTCAAACGCGTCGTTCACTTCTCCGCCGTCGGCGTCGACCGGCAGACGCCGAGCGAATTCTCGAGGAGCAAGGCGGAGGGCGACGCCGCCTTAAGAGCGACGGCTCTCGATTGGGTCATTCTTCGTCCCTCGGTCGTCGTCGGACGCCGCGCTTACGGCGGAAGCGCGTTGTTTCGCGGGCTGGCGGCGTTGCCGATGCTTCCCCGCTTCAAGGATGCGGGAGAACTGCAAATCGTCCAACTCGATGACGTCGTGGCGACCGCGCTTTTTTTCCTCACGCCCTCGGCGCCCGCGCGTGTGGAGCTGGAGATCGTCGGACCGCGGCGCCTGACCTTCAACGAGGTCGTCGCGATTTATCGCAGATGGCTCGGATGGCGTCCCGCCCAGCTCGTCGACCTCCCCGACTGGCTGATCGACGGCATGTACCGCCTCGGAGATTTCCTCGCCTGGCTGGGCTGGCGCACGCCGATCCGCAGCATCGCAAAACAGGAAATGGTCCGCGGCGCCATCGGCGATCCCACGCCTTGGACAAACATGACGGGAATCAAGCCGCAATCGCTTGAAGCGGCGCTGATGGCCGAGCCCGCCGACGTGCGCGAAAAATGGTTTGCGCGCATCTACGCGCTCAAGCCCCTCATTTTCGCCGTTACGGCGCTGTTCTGGATTTCGACCGCCTTGGTTTCTTTCGGGCCGGGATGGGAGATTGGGCTCGGGCTTTTGTACGAGGACGGACTGTCGGGGCCAATCGTGCCGCTGGCCGTGATCGCGGGCGCCACATCCGATCTCATCATCGGCGTCGCCATCGCCTTTCGCCGCACATCGAAAATTGCGCTTGTCGCGGCGCTCATCCTGTCGTTCGTTTACCTCATCCTCGGAACCATCCTCGTGCCGCGACTCTGGCGTGACCCGCTGGCGCCCATGTTAAAAATCTGGTCGGTGATGGTGCTGAACGTCGTTTCTCTGGCGATCGTCGACGACCGGTGA
- a CDS encoding DUF2269 family protein codes for MIYLLLKYIHIIGAAVLLGTGAGIAFFMLMAHFSRSAPVIAGVARIVVIADFVFTASAVVVQPVTGVALAWLAGYSLAEGWIALSIALYLLAGAFWLPVVWMQMRIRDIAQAAVAANQPLPPIYHRFFWWWFAFGFPAFGAVMTIIWLMIAKPQIF; via the coding sequence GTGATTTATCTCCTCCTCAAATACATTCACATCATCGGCGCCGCGGTTTTGCTGGGCACGGGCGCCGGAATCGCATTTTTCATGCTGATGGCGCATTTCTCGCGCTCCGCGCCCGTCATCGCCGGGGTCGCGCGCATTGTTGTGATCGCGGACTTCGTCTTTACCGCCTCCGCCGTGGTGGTTCAGCCCGTCACCGGCGTCGCGCTCGCCTGGCTGGCCGGCTATTCGCTCGCCGAAGGCTGGATCGCGCTCTCAATCGCGCTGTATCTTTTGGCCGGCGCCTTTTGGTTGCCTGTCGTGTGGATGCAGATGCGCATCCGCGATATCGCGCAAGCCGCGGTAGCGGCGAACCAGCCGCTCCCACCGATCTACCATCGATTTTTCTGGTGGTGGTTCGCTTTCGGCTTTCCCGCGTTCGGCGCCGTTATGACGATCATATGGCTGATGATCGCCAAGCCGCAGATATTCTGA